Within Topomyia yanbarensis strain Yona2022 chromosome 2, ASM3024719v1, whole genome shotgun sequence, the genomic segment TTAATACAGGCTTTGAATCAGGCCAAGGAAGCTATTTGGATAGCAATAAATACTTAAGGTAAGTTCCATCAAAACACATTTGTTCTCAAATAGGAATTTGTTTTAGATCCATGAAACTTTAACCTCGTTTTCTCACTTCGAGCTGAATGTCACTTAGAACATTTGGAATAAGTACTCTTAAAATATTGTCTGTTGATGCTTAACACAAGCCGTAGTAAATAAAAACATGCCATACCCATTCGGTGGAATCGTTGCCACACGGTGTTCAGTACCGCAGTTTCCTCCTCTGTCGTATTTTGGGTTGAAAGTCCGTTCACAAGCTCCATGAAACCAAAATGTACAATCGTAAAATAAACTCGAATTGCTCGCTCCTTAAAGAAAACACTCGTGAActtataccacagagaacagacgtccatcttcagcattcaacttgtgtaaaatctctaacggtttcgaaggtagtttggatatctaaaccaggtgcgctactgtcgtcatgtttttttgtggctgagtgcgacagaattgacagcggttattcctctacccagtcaaactagtccggaaccgattcggacttccagcatgaattccagctcaaatgcgtcaaccgatagagtcggaatcggttgacgcatttgagctagattccatgctgaatccatccaggatttcgaaccggttccggaatcgatttgacggatagttgggataggttggtgtggcggcgctagtgtttttcgtatattaattcaaatgtttacacacgttttttaaatatttttgttcgatcatggatgtctgttctctgtgcttataCTGTCGTTTTGTCATGAGACAATACACACGATTAAAAAAAGTtcctaataggtttgttccagtacatggaagttactctctgttgctccggagcaaaaaattcttactccttttcactccggtttgccaccagaagaagaaataaGAGAAGAAGATagaacgattttctccgtttgctccggagtacttccagtttctcctggtactggaacaaacctaataataccctctaagaacggttggtttcaaaatcgtccaatgaaggacgttcgttggaccaatttggacaacgtccaaataaccgttcaacgaacgtccatcgttggacccgtgttgaacgattttgaaacaattttttggacgtctcagtgggtaggtACAAGAATTACCTCCCAGTTTCAGATGCCCAATAAACCTCAGCTAGAAAATGAGCCGAAATGCTTGGCTGGTTCtcgcttgagcacgtcgagctttttgctcggttccattagaaccgtcataggccgaaatattttctccatttccagaaaatattcctggaaagattcgttgcGCATCTTCtggcgctggagagccttcatcttgagcgtagcatcaagttcaggatgtacaaagtttaccttgagctcgcacACAAGATGGTTCCAGATAAACAACCGGgtttgcgcacgcatagcctgataccaggtcaaagcattgccagtgaacaaatgcatcacagaattgaaaagttcgtctTCGCCCATTTGTTCATACGCAGCGTAACTCGCTACGGTGTCCAAAAATTAGTTTAGTCCCATTCCTTCGTCAGTTCCAGCATGCTTCCGAATCCTCCAATGAGCGACGCGTTGCAGATTTCGCGAGTAATTCTTTGGGGCTGCCATCGAACCGTTTTCCGCGATggtggatatcgaaaagttcggataggATGGTCCCGCCAGCTGTTCGGTAAATTCAGGAACGTAAtgctggttctgagtttggtacggggctgtgaatccggtattctgtttcggtttctcgattaGAAGTGATGGACctgacccgagaatcctcgcttcaaaacaaattgatcgggactgggcgccagtgttgggcgaggaatctctggtgcatcaaatgaatcgggttcgtccatcaaacgcaaatcttccagatcagtctgcagatccatctcgggagcactttccttctgatgtactagtgcccgaagttcgCTGACGGATTCACGGAGTGAGACAACTTCCtgaaccgtctttcttaaaactgacgaaattattgtcagtgaagcaatcccgcccattagcgtttcagtagcttttgaaaaagcattagacccctgagacgctagggctccattatcgtcggattgctgtcgcaattgtcaAATCTCGTCTCTtatctcgcacaagacacgcaacattcgtctcctacgagctgtttggaaagagatccttcgttatcggcagcattggatccctgtggaattgcaggtacgtctgtactcaaCAAATCTCCTAAAATGtctccatcctccccttgtTGGTTGTCGGGAGAAAGTGCTGCCTATTTATCACTGAAATGACTGTCATAAACTGCAAGAACTTCTTCCAACAACCCTGAAATTTCCTagttgacctcccctgccgcataattaCGGATAATCTGGAGCCTAGagcccaaatgaagcaaccgtgttcggtaaatctccttgtttgggcaccggtactggagatcttccttgattgttagtaatttacgaaggcagatctccttttcttcacccatgTTACGGACTAATTccgacaaaattccccgaagacaccGCTGCCCCTGGACACACGAtagatccgaatcaggagagataacaatgcttcgagatagcaactcaaaatccagctcatcgaaatgcaaATAATCGGcccgcatgaacacacacgcttggttaaatttctccaacgccataatatcttgcgctatattggaagaaatcaccaagacacaaagcatgcAAGTACTGACACAGTattaacacagagaacagacgctcATCtttagcattcaacttgtgtaaaatctctaacggtttcgaaggtagtttggatacccactgagacgaaattgtttcaaaatcgttcaacacgggtccaacgatagacgttcgttgaacggttatatGGACGATGTCctaattggtccaacgaacgtccttcattggacgtttttgaaaccaaccgttcttagagggtatctAAACcagccctctaagaacggttggtttcaaaatcgtccaatgaaggacgttcgtgggaccaatttggacaacgtccaaataaccgttcaacgaacgtccatcgatggacccgtgttgaacgattttgaaacaattttttggacgtctcagtgagAGGTGCACTACTgttgtcatgttttttgtggctgagttcgacagaattgacagcggttattcctctacccaatcaaactagtccggaaccgattcggacttccagcatgaattccagctcaaatgcatcaaccgatagagtcggaatcggttgttttctttgagctagattccatactgaatccatccaggatttcgaaccggttccggaatcgatttgacggatagttgggataggttggtgtggcggcgctagtgtttatcgtattttaattcaaatgtttacacacgtttattaaatatttttgttcgatcatggatgtctgttctctgtggtattaatttcaatttttcgcccactaacgattcccttaaattttcaggaaatcaaactgcttcaaaaatgtcacaaatcggattgagaattcaaggcgattggccaccgcaaccgaataaatTACAACAACTTCAAGAAACAaaaacaacgcaatccacaaattcggaccTAAAAAGGAAAataccaaaaatcgaaaaaatatacCAAAAAATTGTAAACAGAAATAAATACGACCGCGGAaaaatattgcggaagaaacctcaccgactgttctacgaaaatccgattttagtagaagcaccccgcactccggaagaaaaaaatattgtccaaaataggaaaatatttttttcagtgtatttgtactttgtttcaaaatcgttcaacaagggtccaacgatggacgttcgttgaacggttatttggacgttgtccaaattggtccaacgaacgtccttcattggacgattttgaaaccaacggtTCTTAGAGGGatccccagtgagcaaattttctggcagagaccgctctgctagatttctgtaagtcttggtttggcagccctgtcagatttctgcacgtatcctgtcgggttagttgagctaagGCGAACtcagtttcgctcgcgttttctggcaaattttgacacgaaccgagctaaaccctggcataattcggacataaactgtgcaaagatcctggcaattcctacctggtagaatttagcacgaatcgaggaaaacatctgacaaagatgtggcaggaagtgtgatcttggccgtacatttctgattGGATTCTGGAtgaaagtgagcagcatcggttggtttaaccgcttgtCAGAAACGGTTTGCGTTTGAGCGAAtttgttgccagaattctcgcagaaatcgcgcaaaatgctcgcagaaaccctgccagcatcaatttcactttgcttaacttttgctaactttctgcttgccacgctgaccgggccggtctgcgtggcaagcagaaagttagcaaaagatgagcaaagcgaaattgatgctggcagagtttctgcgagcattttgcgcgatttgcgCGAgtattctggcaacgaattcgctcaaatgcaacaaccgtttctgacagaagcggttaaaccaaccgatgctgctcacttttatctagaatccagccagaaatgtacggccaagatctctgcacgcttcctgccacatcatTGTCAGATGTTTtcctcgattcgtgctaaattctaccaggtaggaattgccaggatctttgcacagtttatgtccgagttatgccagcgttttgctcggttccagtcaaaatttgccagaaaacgcgagcgaaaccgagttcgccctagctcaacaaacccgacaggatacgcgcagaaatctgacagggctgtcAAACCAAggcttacagaaatctagcagagcggtctctgccagaaaatttgctcacttgGATTGGGCGCCAAAtgtacccactgagacgtccaaaaaattgtttcaaaatcgttcaacacgggtccaatgatggacgttcgttgaacgaaTTTTTgaacgttgtccaaattggtccaacgtccttcattggacgattttgaaaccaaccgttcttagagggtaagtaggggcacagagaacagacatccatgatcgaacaaaaatatttgaaacacgtgtgtaaacatttgaattaatatacgataaacactagcgccgccacaccaacctattctatccgtcaaatccattccgttcgaaatcctgaatggattcaatatggaatcttgctcaaagaaaacaaccgattccgactctatcggttgatgcattcccagttaaactcattccggaaccggttcggatttctgaatggagtcaatggattccaaatcaaatgcaacaaccgattccgactcagaatcggttgttgcatttgatttggaatccatactgactccattcaggattccgaatcaaattccgaatggtttgaccgggtttgagctggaattcatcccagttaaactcattccggaaccggttcggatttcttaatggagtcattatggattccaaatcaaatgcaacaaccgattccgactcagaatcgcttgttgcatttgattccattcaggattccgaatggtttgaccgggatgcTGGAAGTCcaaatcggttccggactagtttgactgggtagaggaataaccgctgtcaattctgtcgaactaagccacaaaaaaacatgacgacagtagcgcacctggtttggatatcccaactaccttcgaatccgttagatttttacacaagttgaatgctgaagatggacgtctgttctctgtgattctaCTTTGAACTTAAACCCATTTATTGAAAAAGCCGTAgttcaaaacattttttattttgttttctctGTTAATTTCACTAAAATAATTACTAATAAAGGAGCAATATTTTCGTTGTTGAAACAGTTAACAAACTTGTCTCCggccaatatttttattattaaattcaATCCATTATTTTCGTATACGATTTGCTACATATCCGTTACTGTAAACATTTCTGTATCTGTTCAAAGAACTCCTTCGCCTAAATGATTTACCACATATATCACATTTTTACGGCCGCTCGCCAGTGTGGCTTAGCACATGTTTCTTCAGGTTATGCttctgaagaaattctttgccACATACCTCGCACTTATGCGACCGTTCATTactatgtatatgtatatgcgaAATTAAGATACTCTGGCGGTTAAATGATTTTTCACATATATCACATTTATACGGTCGCTCGCTAGTGTGAGTCATCATGTGTTGTTTCTTATGAGACTTCTCAACGAATCCTTTGCCACATATCTCGCATTTGTGCGGCCGCTCGCCAGTGTGAGTTATCATATGGTTTTTCATTAACGACTTCTGAATAAATCCTTTACCACATATCTCACAATTATACGGTTGTTCATCACTGTGATTCCTTGTGTGCCAAATTAGCGCTCTCTGATGTTTAAATGATTTGTCACATATAGCACATTTATACGGTCGCTCGCCAATGTGAGTTACCATATGTTGTTTCATATACCGCTTCTCGACGAATCCTTTGCCACATATCTCGCATTTGTGCGGCCGCTCGCCAGTGTGAGTTATCATATGGTTTTTCATTAACGACTTCTGAATGAATCCTCTACCACATATCTCACAATTATACGGTTGTTCATTACTGTGATAACTTGTGTGTGAAATAAGCGCACTCTGATGTTTAAATGATTTGTCACATATATCACATTTATACGGTCGCTCGCCAGTGTGAGTTACCATATGTTGTTTCATATACCGCTTCTCGACGAATCCTTTGCCACATATCTCGCATTTGTGCGGCCGCTCGCCAGTGTGAGTTATCATATGGTTTTTCATTAACGACTTCTTAATGAATCCTCTACCACATATCTCACAATTATACGGTTGTTCATTACTGTGATTCCTTGTGTGCGAAATAAGCGAACTCTGATGTTTAAATGATTTGTCACATATATCACATTTATACGGTCGCTCGCCAGTGTGAGTTACCATATGTATTTTTATTAAGGACTTCTGAACAAATCCTTTGCCACATATCTCGCATTTGTGCGGCTGCTCGCCTGTGTGAGTTAACACATGTTGCTCCATATAAGACTTCCGAACGAATCCTTTGCCACATATCTCACATTTACTCGGTTGCTCATTATTGTGATTCTTTGTGTGTAAAGTTAGCGCACTCTGACGTTTAAATGATTTGTCACATATATCACATTTATACGGTCGCTCGCCAATGTGAGTTACCATATGTTGTTTCATATACCGCTTCTCGACGAATCCTTTGCCACATATCTCGCATTTGTGCAGCTGCTCGCCAGTGTGAGTTAACACATGTTGCTCCATATAAGACTTCCGAACGAATCCTTTGCCACATATCTCACATTTACTCGGTTGCTCATTATTGTGATTCTTTGTGTGTAAAATTAGCGCACTCTGACGTTTAAATGATTTGTCACATATATCACATTTATACGGTCGCTCGCCAATGTGAGTTACCATATGTTGTTTCATATACCGCTTCTCGACGAATCCTTTGCCACATATCTCGCATTTGTGCGCCCGCTCGCCAGCGTGACTTACCATATGACGCTTTAGGTGCTGCTTTTGAACGAATTCATTGTCACATAACTCGCACTTATGCGGTCGTTCATTACTGTGAATCTTTCTGTGTCTGTTCAAAACACTCTCCTTATTAAATGATTTGTCGCACGTATCACATTTGTACGGCCGCTTGCCAGTGTCGGTTAACACAGCTCGCCCCAGGGGACAATTCTGAAGGGATGCTTGTCCACATATCTCACTGTTGGTTTGCTTCCGTTGCTTTGAAGACATGTCCATCTGATCCCTAAGCTCCCACTGTGATTCCGACAGTATTGAGAAACCGCTGTTAGCATCAGTGCTAAAAAAGTGGCAAAATAAGTATTTGCTTgcatgaaacaataggtttgttccagtatctGGAAGTACTCTGGAGTATACAAGGAGAAAGTTCTTTTTATTCTTCTGAAAATAAACAGGAGTAGGTTTTTGCTCTGGAGTAAGAatcgtgtactggaacaaacctattttaTCCATCAGACTTGTGCCACAGAGAatagacatccatgatcgaacaaaaatattgaaaaaaaaacgtgtgtaaacatttgaattaatatacggtaaacactagcgccgccaaaccaacttatcccaactatccgtcaaatccattccggaaccggttcgaaatcctgaatggattcagtatggaatcttgctaaaacaaccgattccgactctatcggttgatgcatttgagctggaattcatgctggaagtccaaaCCGGTTTCAGACTAGtatgactgggtagaggaataaccgttgtcaattcattggaactcagccacaaaaaaaacatgacgacagtagcgcacctggtttggatatcccaactaccttcgaaaccgttagagattttacacaagttgaatgttaAAGATGggcgtctgttctctgtgcatgTGCTGTCAATATCATTGAACACCTTAAATCTCTGATCCGGTCGTAAAGGGGTGGGAGGGGGGagttcatatttttttcaaaaattcatcgcaAAGTACAGAAAATTGAACGAGTGACAGTGATGCGCCTCgtcgaaaacttgttttgcggtgtacatcataactcGAAATTCACTGGACcaattggaatgttttcacATAATTCTGGAGAAAACTTAGATTAGTTCGCAAGTatcaatgagagattctctttgttctcttgcttttctgttcATTCGGTCGTTTCCACATTTACTACtaaaatttttgcatatttcagtTAAAACCGTCAACTTTTGACATGTACTGAAAAATATGCGAAATTCATTAAAGTGACGTCATAATTATCGAATGAGAAACAAAGAGAGGTTCTTAAATCGTATTGAAAAGGGATTATTCCCCAGGTGAAGTTgagactaggggcagatcacttgcgatgcatttttaaaaaccagctaaattaaatgcatttcttttcaacaaaatataaattcgtaaagtgttttgcgttgcgtgtaagacgtcaacaccgtacaaaaaattagccctacattcaacaaaacgtcgaaaaaagtgaatcagcgtaggacgtttgttaaacaaacttttcggtaattgttccgaatcgcggctttttcgaaaagagggttaatttcttttggaaatggttcttAATGGCTtattttataacaagcaatgaaaaaaattcggggggaaagctttaaagtagtttaaactggaaaaataagttgttcccaCTTACTTTACTAACAATGGCATTGCtcatgagaaagtgacgttaagggtgaaggtagtgtgatgcggctttgccgcatagtcgAATCCAAAgattcgaagcggcgcaaagccgccgAGAAGCCGACGGACGACGTGTTTTTGATCTTGCTATCGAATGGTGaatcaaacctgtaatccactcgtttgcccggtatactcaaacataggggctatccctagtttaagtccgactgagcggcagcgaagtcggacaacacttgaatgaagcgatgtggcgtagccacattcggCACTGacaacattttatttttgtaaataaatactatcctattgttactaaataaaacattgtcaatgcctaatgtggctacgccacatcgctttttgtCATGctgtccgactgagcggcagcgactaaactagggatagcccctatgtttgagtataccgggcaaacgagtggattacaggtttgattgCACCCTTCGATAGTAAGATCAAAATCACCTCGTCCGTCGATTTCTCagtggctttgcgccgcttcgaatccttggactcgacaatgcggcaaagccgcatcacactaccttcacccttaacgtcactttctcaagagcaatgccattgttagaaaggtaagtgggaacaacttatttttccagtttaaactactttaaggctttccccccgaatttttttcattgcttgttataaaataggccatttacaaccatttccaaaagaaattaaccctcttttcgaaaaagccgcgattcggaacaattaccaacttttctgcgagggagtgcaaagttgatgcaaaaatggaaattaaatgcattttttctaatttgatgcatatttgttatacatttcaagagtgatctgcccctagagtcGAGACCTTATAAATTGAAAGGACATAATccgtgaaatatttcaaagtttCTCAAACCGTTCAAAATTGCAATTGCCTTGCAAAAACGACGCAAGATTCATTTCATTGTATGTTTTCCCACTGCACATAGGTACATAGTGAAACCAGAGACTAATTAGTCTCTGCTGTTAGTATAGGATATGAATCAGACCAAGGAAGCTATTTGGATAGCAATAAATACATAAGCTACAAAAAACTAGTTTAGAAACAAATTGTTCCATCAAAACACATTTAAAATAGGGATTTTTTCAGGTCCATGAAACTTTGACCTCGCTTTCTCACTTCGAGCTGaatgtcacttaggacctttAGAATAAGTACTCTTAAAATATTGTCCGTTGATGCTCAACACAAGCCGTAGTAAATAAACATATCATACCCATTTGATGAAATCGTTGCCACACGGTGATCAGTACCGCAGGTTCCTTCGGTAGCTTCCTCCTCCGCCGTAATTGGGGTGGAAAGTCCGTTCACAAGCTCCATGAAACTCAAATGTTCAATCGTAAAACAATCTCAAATTGCTCGTTCATTAAAGAAAACACTCGTTAATTAATTTACTGTCGTTTTGTCATGAGACAATGCACACGGTTAAAAAAAGTACCTAATAATAAGTACAAGAATTACCTCCCAGTAAACTTCAGCCAGAAAATGAGCtgaaatgctggctggttctagttgGTATTCTGGCCCCAgtgacaaccgattctaattgacacattctaattagaatcggttgtggcACTGGAGCCGAAATAACAGCCCACTGaaacgtccaaaaaattgtttcaaaatcgttcaacacgggtccagctatggacgtttgttgcacggttatttggacgttgtccaaattggtccaacgaacgtccttcattggacgattttgaaaccaaccgttcttagagggagccctctaagaacggttggtttcaaaatcgtccaatgaaggacgttcgttggaccaatctggacaacgtccaaataaccgttcaacgaacgtccatcattggacccgtgttgaacgattttgaaacaattttttggacgtctcagtgggaggcaactggcatccctatctctacattCAGGTAAAGTGcaaccggaaatgaactggaattctggctggttcgtattccggctccagtggcataaccgattctaattagaatcggttgtgtcgctggagccggaatacgaaccagccagaattccggttcatttccggctgagcttaattGGGATACGGCGTATAGCAATACCCACATTACCACGGCAGATGGCTATCTAATGGGAGGCGAGATGCCCCACTTGCAAACACCAACCcggcccagtgagcaaattttctggcagagaccgctctgctagatttctgtaagccttggtttggcagcgctgtcagatttctgcgcgtatcttgtcgggttagttgagctagggcgaactcggtttcgctcgcgctttctggcaaatttttacAAGAACTGAGCAAAACCCtgacataactcggacataaactgtgcaaagatcctggcaattcctacctggtagaatttagcacgaatcgagcaaaacatctgacaacgatgtggcaggaagcgtgcagagatcttggccgtacatttctgactggattctggataaaagagagcagcatcggttggtttaaccgcttctgtcagaaacggttgttgcatttgagcgaattcgttgccagaattctcgcacaagtcgcgcaaaatgctcgcagaaactctgccagcatcaatttcgctttgctcaacttttgctaactttctgcttgccacgctgaccgggggtcaaaccaaccgatgctgctcacttttatccagaatctagccaggaatgtacggccaagatctctgtacgcttcctgccacatatttgtcagatgttttgctcgattcgtgctaaattctaccaggtaggaattgccaggatccttgcacagtttatgtccgagttatgtcagggttttgctcggttcctgtcaaaatttgcctgAAAACGCGAGCGACACCGAGTTCGCCCCTAGCTCAACTAATCCGACAGGATACGTTTATTCCGGATATCGATGTCACTTTTATTCTATATTTCTATTGGTTGCGCACTTTTCCACCCGTTTTCTTAGGCTACTCCTACCTCGGATTCCGCTGATCGCACTACACGTGGCGATGACTCGGGGCCCCAGCTGTCGCTGCTTCCTCGTCGTCGTATCCGTTGGCGTTCACAGTGGTTTAGCACGATCTGAAGGTTTCCAAGGGTAAACCGAAGGATCCTGTTGGAACAGTTGGGGTAGTACTTTAAATATGGCGGTGGGTACGGTCGGGTTGGTATGGGAAGTTCTACTTGGAAGGGCCATTACCTGGTTGTCTTCACCTTATTCGCTTCCTATTTCGTTACTCAAAactatattcaatattcaattacAATTCTATCTCCAACTTAAAACTTTGCTTTTAACTTCAAAACTTTTCTGTACTGCTTTGCTAGGTGGTTGACAGGTTACTGGCGTTTTTTAGTCCTGGTCGTTCACTTCGACCTTGACCGATGCCTCTTTCAGTTGTCCACATAGTGACATTCCGCCCCATTCTGTCTTTATAGTTGTGTGGTTATCGCCACCCTCCATGGCTGCCTACTTTATTCGATATGCGCTACCAGTAGCGGGTGGCGGAAACTATTGCATGTTGTGGATGGCTGCGT encodes:
- the LOC131685980 gene encoding gastrula zinc finger protein XlCGF57.1-like isoform X1, which produces MELVNGLSTPITAEEEATEGTCGTDHRVATISSNGTDANSGFSILSESQWELRDQMDMSSKQRKQTNSEICGQASLQNCPLGRAVLTDTGKRPYKCDTCDKSFNKESVLNRHRKIHSNERPHKCELCDNEFVQKQHLKRHMVSHAGERAHKCEICGKGFVEKRYMKQHMVTHIGERPYKCDICDKSFKRQSALILHTKNHNNEQPSKCEICGKGFVRKSYMEQHVLTHTGEQLHKCEICGKGFVEKRYMKQHMVTHIGERPYKCDICDKSFKRQSALTLHTKNHNNEQPSKCEICGKGFVRKSYMEQHVLTHTGEQPHKCEICGKGFVQKSLIKIHMVTHTGERPYKCDICDKSFKHQSSLISHTRNHSNEQPYNCEICGRGFIKKSLMKNHMITHTGERPHKCEICGKGFVEKRYMKQHMVTHTGERPYKCDICDKSFKHQSALISHTSYHSNEQPYNCEICGRGFIQKSLMKNHMITHTGERPHKCEICGKGFVEKRYMKQHMVTHIGERPYKCAICDKSFKHQRALIWHTRNHSDEQPYNCEICGKGFIQKSLMKNHMITHTGERPHKCEICGKGFVEKSHKKQHMMTHTSERPYKCDICEKSFNRQSILISHIHIHSNERSHKCEVCGKEFLQKHNLKKHVLSHTGERP